In a single window of the Thermofilum uzonense genome:
- a CDS encoding helix-turn-helix domain-containing protein: MTEEKPRHASPLYVKLPESEYCIDYILVAEKNVVLAKESDDASKITPGTANTLKTIADFLDALPIILSNKISGEKLEESIVYSRHNIPVVSHETFKHLFTGGRAPLIYFSHGGVYVKVRGKKLKELREKMGLSRGELAWRIGVSNKAIVNYEEGESDVSLDVAWKLEKLFGDVIFEEVSTESLKEIFNEKIKAPDSEPRDAILRSVFIELRSYGFKNYVFSKVPFDAGVKFAREKINVKIAIKEESSSKDIMIASKVSEHTHTPLVVIANTLDEVGDEENLVVVKSKDPRKVRDAILNIFKREGQQVHFQ, from the coding sequence ATGACTGAGGAGAAGCCCAGGCATGCTTCACCGCTCTATGTGAAACTCCCTGAAAGTGAATATTGCATAGACTATATACTAGTAGCTGAGAAGAATGTGGTTCTCGCAAAGGAGTCTGACGACGCATCTAAGATAACGCCGGGGACAGCGAACACCCTTAAAACTATAGCTGATTTCCTGGACGCGCTTCCCATTATACTCTCCAATAAGATTTCAGGAGAAAAGCTGGAGGAGAGCATTGTATATTCTCGCCACAACATCCCGGTGGTGAGCCACGAGACTTTCAAGCATCTATTTACTGGAGGCAGGGCACCTCTCATCTACTTCTCTCACGGCGGCGTATACGTCAAAGTGAGGGGTAAAAAGCTCAAGGAGCTTCGGGAAAAAATGGGGTTGAGCAGGGGAGAGCTGGCCTGGAGGATAGGTGTCTCTAACAAGGCTATAGTTAACTACGAGGAGGGAGAGAGTGACGTTAGCCTGGACGTCGCTTGGAAGCTAGAAAAGCTTTTCGGGGATGTTATTTTCGAGGAGGTCTCGACAGAGTCGTTGAAGGAAATCTTCAACGAGAAAATAAAGGCCCCAGACTCTGAACCCAGGGATGCTATACTTCGCTCCGTCTTCATAGAGCTTAGATCCTATGGCTTCAAGAACTATGTATTCTCCAAGGTGCCCTTCGACGCGGGTGTGAAGTTCGCACGCGAGAAGATAAACGTCAAGATAGCTATAAAAGAGGAGTCCTCGAGTAAAGACATCATGATAGCTAGCAAGGTCTCCGAGCACACTCACACCCCCCTTGTCGTCATAGCTAACACGCTTGACGAGGTAGGGGATGAGGAGAACCTCGTTGTAGTTAAGAGCAAGGACCCACGCAAAGTCAGAGATGCCATCCTTAACATCTTCAAGAGAGAAGGCCAGCAAGTTCACTTCCAGTAA
- a CDS encoding 50S ribosomal protein L15e: MGYQKYLAEIWKRPLKGDHGKLMKERFIFWRREPTVVRIEKPTRINRARALGYKAKQGYVVARVRVRKGGLNRPRPSSGRRPKRMGVEGYSPHKSLQWIAEEKAARKFPNLVVLGSYWVGEDGVYKWYEVVMADPNHPAVKNDPERRWISGFSVKKDYRITREKLLKILQKANLEWSPGGEEKDSK; the protein is encoded by the coding sequence ATGGGCTATCAGAAATACCTCGCTGAAATCTGGAAGAGACCCCTCAAGGGGGATCACGGAAAGCTCATGAAGGAAAGATTCATATTCTGGCGAAGAGAGCCCACCGTGGTTAGAATCGAGAAGCCTACAAGGATAAACCGTGCACGAGCCTTAGGCTACAAGGCTAAACAGGGCTATGTCGTTGCCAGGGTTCGTGTCAGAAAGGGCGGCTTGAACAGGCCACGTCCAAGCAGTGGCAGGAGGCCGAAGAGAATGGGCGTCGAGGGCTACAGTCCTCACAAGAGCCTGCAATGGATAGCTGAAGAAAAAGCAGCTAGGAAGTTCCCAAATCTAGTAGTCCTTGGCTCATACTGGGTTGGTGAAGACGGAGTCTACAAATGGTATGAGGTAGTCATGGCTGACCCTAACCATCCTGCTGTAAAGAACGACCCCGAGAGGAGGTGGATATCCGGGTTCAGCGTGAAGAAGGACTACAGGATCACCCGTGAAAAGCTATTAAAGATCCTACAGAAAGCAAACCTCGAGTGGTCTCCTGGAGGCGAGGAGAAAGACTCAAAATGA
- a CDS encoding RNA-binding domain-containing protein, translating into MKKTRLATSVEISSFIHATEEEERVLQAVKNLLPPDLRNLEYVDVKKSISYGYYGNPIVFLSLNFPESQVDEITLYILSHLPKGDIKSILDDFEKRFARGRLYLRFDKQEAYYGNLKLSEGDEVIKCVIKFKPHLRKRGDFESVFKELGVLS; encoded by the coding sequence ATGAAAAAGACAAGGTTAGCAACATCCGTCGAGATCTCTAGTTTTATCCACGCTACAGAGGAAGAGGAAAGAGTCCTTCAAGCCGTGAAAAACCTTCTTCCTCCTGACCTCAGGAACCTAGAATATGTTGATGTAAAGAAAAGCATCAGTTATGGTTACTATGGGAACCCTATAGTCTTCCTTAGCCTAAATTTCCCAGAGTCCCAAGTTGACGAGATAACGCTCTATATACTCTCCCATCTCCCAAAGGGGGACATCAAAAGCATATTAGATGATTTTGAGAAAAGATTTGCCAGGGGGCGTCTCTACCTGCGTTTCGATAAACAGGAGGCGTACTACGGGAATCTGAAACTCAGCGAGGGGGATGAAGTGATTAAATGCGTTATAAAGTTTAAGCCCCATCTACGCAAGCGTGGCGACTTTGAATCAGTTTTCAAGGAGCTAGGAGTTTTATCATGA
- a CDS encoding PHP domain-containing protein yields the protein MKRKRFYDVFCGLVGNLDPYELKGLYTRASRLGYAGCAIVYIIEDSSDVREAFEKLRAARRVLDILQEDNHKLYLRCHLKVSGQGKAKSFLARARRLCDLASIEGLTRESIAFASRDRRIDILTLVPGVSPRLFRGDILYIAEYEKLVEVPFSYMWDADPLIFSKKIMHARTSLQKIIAKKLPVLVSSGGDGSIDPRALFSFAELTLGADYSVLVKSASTLIEKRLHENRERILGIRPVEGVRVKADKA from the coding sequence ATGAAACGGAAACGTTTCTACGACGTTTTCTGCGGCCTCGTCGGAAACCTAGACCCGTACGAACTTAAAGGTCTCTACACGAGAGCGTCAAGACTCGGCTACGCCGGCTGTGCTATTGTCTATATAATCGAGGATTCCAGCGATGTACGAGAGGCATTTGAGAAACTTAGAGCCGCTCGCAGGGTTCTAGATATTCTCCAAGAGGATAATCACAAATTATACTTGAGATGTCACCTTAAGGTCTCGGGTCAGGGAAAGGCTAAGAGTTTCCTAGCTAGGGCTAGAAGGTTATGCGACTTAGCATCTATTGAGGGACTAACTCGTGAATCTATAGCCTTTGCGAGTCGTGACAGGAGGATTGACATTCTAACGTTAGTCCCAGGTGTCTCTCCAAGGCTGTTCCGTGGTGATATCCTTTACATAGCAGAATACGAGAAGCTGGTAGAGGTCCCCTTTTCATACATGTGGGACGCGGACCCATTAATCTTTTCCAAGAAGATTATGCACGCCCGCACCTCGCTGCAAAAGATTATAGCGAAGAAGTTGCCAGTACTCGTATCTAGTGGAGGGGATGGAAGTATTGATCCGAGGGCTCTGTTCTCTTTCGCCGAGCTTACACTGGGAGCCGATTACTCAGTTCTGGTCAAGTCAGCCTCAACGCTTATCGAGAAAAGATTGCATGAGAACAGGGAAAGGATACTTGGGATAAGACCCGTAGAGGGTGTGCGCGTAAAAGCTGATAAAGCTTAA
- a CDS encoding Rpp14/Pop5 family protein, with product MRDVKHRYVVVRVKDSSKSPEEIEGLVTSLILQLFGVDGLSRVLPKVVYRNDRGISVIRVRREGLKIFRASLTLDRSSSIYVMKTTGTLRKASRIADSWRDEV from the coding sequence ATGAGGGACGTCAAGCACAGATACGTCGTGGTCCGTGTCAAGGATAGTTCAAAGTCTCCAGAAGAGATCGAGGGACTAGTAACCAGTCTTATACTCCAACTCTTCGGCGTTGATGGTCTCTCTAGAGTGCTCCCGAAGGTTGTCTACCGTAATGACCGTGGGATTTCCGTTATAAGGGTTAGACGCGAGGGCTTGAAAATCTTTAGAGCTTCCTTAACGTTGGATCGTTCCTCGAGCATATATGTGATGAAAACCACTGGGACTCTAAGGAAGGCTTCACGTATAGCTGACAGTTGGAGGGATGAAGTCTAA
- the prs gene encoding ribose-phosphate diphosphokinase — translation MNELIVLGGSTCTAIGLEVSRILGVEFQPVITREFPDGELYVRVPLGVSGKRVFLVECAGRRPNSALVESVLTVKTLLKKGAREVVLALPYFPYARQDEEFNPGEAESLRIVAEMLEGLGVSGIVTVDMHLHRFKSMEQVFHIKAVNVTAMNELASYLSQRYSDFSLVVGPDEEAEQWARVFSEKVNAPYIVLRKERRGDEDVEVRGGLPYKGRVVIVDDIISTGSTIAETASNIKAMGAGEILVACTHGLFVSGAESKIFASGVQDIISTNSVPNPFARVSVAPALAAGLKRVMGDE, via the coding sequence ATGAATGAGTTGATAGTGTTAGGCGGTTCTACATGTACAGCCATCGGACTCGAGGTCTCGAGAATACTGGGAGTAGAGTTTCAGCCAGTGATTACCCGTGAGTTTCCCGACGGAGAGCTCTATGTAAGGGTTCCGTTAGGTGTTAGTGGGAAAAGAGTTTTCCTCGTCGAGTGTGCTGGGAGAAGGCCTAACTCAGCCTTAGTTGAGAGTGTCCTGACGGTGAAGACTCTTCTCAAGAAGGGGGCTCGTGAAGTTGTACTGGCCCTGCCGTACTTCCCTTATGCGCGGCAGGATGAGGAGTTCAATCCCGGGGAAGCCGAGAGCCTGAGGATCGTGGCAGAAATGCTGGAGGGGCTTGGGGTTTCAGGCATTGTTACGGTAGATATGCACCTTCACAGGTTTAAGAGTATGGAGCAGGTCTTTCACATCAAAGCAGTCAATGTGACTGCCATGAACGAACTCGCAAGTTATCTCTCCCAAAGATATAGTGATTTTTCCCTGGTCGTCGGTCCTGATGAAGAGGCTGAACAGTGGGCTAGGGTTTTTTCAGAAAAGGTTAACGCGCCGTACATAGTTCTAAGGAAAGAGAGAAGGGGTGATGAGGACGTCGAGGTCAGAGGAGGTCTCCCGTATAAAGGCAGAGTAGTTATAGTTGACGACATTATTAGTACTGGCTCTACCATTGCAGAGACAGCCTCGAATATAAAAGCTATGGGAGCGGGCGAAATACTTGTTGCCTGTACGCACGGTCTTTTCGTGAGCGGTGCGGAGTCAAAGATATTTGCCTCCGGTGTACAAGATATTATATCCACGAACAGCGTTCCTAACCCATTTGCCCGCGTTAGTGTAGCTCCGGCTTTAGCCGCCGGCTTAAAAAGGGTGATGGGTGATGAGTAA
- a CDS encoding translation initiation factor eIF-2B — protein sequence MSKIDYSEVIESIRSGRIHSSSEVVIFALNKMVDVLESEKKLSSFANFALKVVKSRPTSALLVNATRELAQVILKNKESSIEEILELSRRKVEELKGRIHDSVESSAAIAEKRIESGDTLLTTSYSIFVKRTLENAVKKGKDLKVVVTESRPGSEGFRMASELVSLGLDVTLIVDSAVRFVMKNVDKVFLSSESVTANGANVTKVGSSQIALAAHEARVRVFVVTSTLKFSPETLVGELVEIPEADTSEMREMLLKKGLDKVKIRAPLFDVTPPEYIDAIITEKGLVAPSFAIMTVRDLYGWPPKPPLLEETLMELARVDR from the coding sequence ATGAGTAAGATCGATTACTCGGAGGTTATTGAAAGCATAAGGTCGGGACGAATTCATAGTTCTTCCGAGGTGGTTATCTTCGCCTTGAATAAGATGGTTGACGTTCTTGAGTCCGAGAAAAAGCTCAGCAGTTTTGCTAATTTTGCACTTAAAGTTGTGAAATCGCGTCCCACGTCTGCTTTGCTAGTGAACGCTACACGGGAACTTGCACAAGTAATACTGAAGAACAAGGAAAGCAGCATTGAGGAGATATTGGAGCTTTCCAGAAGGAAGGTGGAAGAGTTAAAGGGGCGTATTCATGACTCTGTTGAATCTTCCGCCGCGATAGCCGAGAAGAGAATCGAGTCGGGTGACACCCTGCTTACAACTTCTTACAGTATTTTCGTGAAGAGAACCCTTGAAAACGCGGTTAAAAAGGGGAAAGATTTAAAGGTGGTTGTAACCGAGTCGCGGCCCGGTAGCGAGGGATTCAGAATGGCTTCAGAGCTTGTCTCACTGGGCTTAGACGTTACTCTAATCGTTGACTCGGCGGTCAGGTTTGTAATGAAAAATGTTGACAAGGTTTTTCTTTCTTCTGAGAGCGTCACCGCTAATGGAGCGAATGTTACAAAGGTGGGCTCCAGTCAGATTGCGCTCGCAGCCCACGAGGCTCGAGTCAGAGTGTTCGTGGTGACGTCAACTTTGAAGTTTAGCCCTGAAACACTTGTCGGCGAACTCGTGGAGATACCTGAAGCTGATACCAGTGAAATGCGGGAAATGTTGCTAAAGAAAGGGTTGGATAAGGTAAAGATAAGGGCCCCTCTATTTGACGTCACACCACCCGAGTATATAGACGCGATCATAACTGAGAAGGGCCTTGTAGCGCCATCCTTTGCTATAATGACTGTTCGCGACCTTTACGGGTGGCCTCCTAAACCTCCTCTTCTTGAAGAGACTCTCATGGAATTGGCACGGGTTGACAGATGA
- a CDS encoding ribose 1,5-bisphosphate isomerase, giving the protein MERALPEEVVEIARDIKDMRIRGAGRIARAAARALSMAVEKYSGDDLEDFRRYIGFVAEYLVKTRPTAVSLPNAVSFVVNPFFKARDLKSVQEARRMLLERASAFIKYSEDALERIAEIGSRLVQDGDNILTHCNSEAVASIIRRAIREGKNIKVFATETRPLYQGHITARMLLDAGADITLIPDSSIRSIIRRIDKVIVGADTVTANGAVVNKIGTSLIALIAHERRTDFYVATETYKFSPYTVWGEPVVIEERAPTEVASQEFLDKHPKLKILNPSFDVTPSSYITGIITEIGLIPPNAALLVLEEVYGREAGHEPIQGLDEGEV; this is encoded by the coding sequence ATGGAGCGAGCTCTCCCTGAGGAGGTTGTCGAGATAGCGCGTGACATAAAGGATATGAGGATACGGGGCGCTGGGAGGATTGCGAGAGCCGCGGCTCGGGCTCTCAGCATGGCCGTGGAGAAATATTCTGGGGACGACTTGGAAGACTTTAGGAGGTACATCGGGTTCGTTGCTGAGTATCTTGTAAAGACTCGTCCCACGGCTGTCTCGCTTCCGAACGCGGTAAGCTTTGTGGTGAATCCCTTCTTTAAGGCTCGGGATTTGAAAAGCGTGCAGGAGGCGAGGAGAATGCTTTTAGAACGTGCCTCAGCATTCATAAAATATTCGGAGGATGCTCTCGAGAGAATAGCCGAGATCGGGAGCAGGTTGGTACAGGACGGAGATAACATTCTTACGCATTGTAACAGCGAGGCTGTTGCCTCTATCATCCGGCGTGCGATTCGTGAGGGAAAAAACATTAAGGTGTTTGCCACGGAGACCCGTCCCTTGTATCAGGGACATATCACTGCCAGGATGCTTCTCGATGCTGGCGCGGATATAACTCTAATACCGGACTCAAGCATTAGAAGCATTATTCGTAGAATTGACAAGGTCATAGTGGGTGCTGATACTGTGACAGCTAACGGTGCAGTTGTCAACAAGATTGGCACGAGCCTTATAGCTTTGATAGCTCACGAAAGGAGGACTGACTTCTATGTGGCAACTGAGACCTACAAGTTCAGCCCCTACACGGTCTGGGGCGAGCCAGTAGTTATAGAAGAGAGGGCTCCAACAGAAGTAGCATCTCAAGAGTTTCTAGACAAGCATCCCAAGTTAAAAATACTTAACCCCTCTTTTGACGTCACGCCATCAAGTTACATAACAGGGATAATCACGGAGATAGGTCTAATACCGCCGAACGCTGCCCTTCTCGTGCTAGAGGAAGTATACGGGCGTGAGGCTGGACACGAGCCGATCCAAGGATTAGATGAGGGGGAGGTTTAA
- a CDS encoding phosphoribosyltransferase: protein MVGGSPKITTISWSELFSDTLELAKRIISSGFIPERLIVVVRGGLVVGRILSDLLQVKELVNLPVSFYKGVGTTRDKPVISADIDESIIKGRSVLIVDDIVDTGETLKAVLAYVESLKPRIVRSAAPYVKPWANPFPDYYVKIVEDWVVFPYELRETMETLPANTAENLGLDEKTLEEIKTLIGMFNAEKEGTSREPQGNTNGLL, encoded by the coding sequence ATGGTTGGTGGATCCCCTAAAATTACAACGATCTCATGGAGCGAACTATTCAGTGACACCTTAGAGTTGGCTAAGAGAATTATTTCAAGCGGCTTTATCCCTGAAAGACTTATCGTTGTTGTGAGGGGAGGATTAGTCGTCGGACGGATTCTCTCAGATCTCCTGCAAGTTAAAGAGCTCGTAAACCTTCCGGTCTCCTTTTACAAGGGTGTCGGAACCACTCGGGACAAACCCGTAATCTCAGCAGATATAGATGAGAGTATAATTAAGGGTAGGAGTGTACTGATAGTCGACGACATTGTCGACACGGGTGAAACCTTGAAAGCTGTCCTGGCCTATGTCGAGAGTCTTAAACCCAGAATTGTTAGGAGTGCTGCCCCGTATGTCAAGCCCTGGGCTAACCCCTTCCCGGATTACTACGTTAAAATCGTAGAGGACTGGGTGGTTTTTCCTTATGAACTCCGGGAAACAATGGAAACCCTCCCGGCTAACACCGCTGAAAATTTGGGGCTGGATGAAAAGACTCTAGAGGAGATAAAAACACTTATCGGCATGTTCAACGCCGAAAAAGAGGGGACGTCTAGAGAACCTCAAGGGAATACCAATGGATTACTCTAA